The sequence acgaagttcaaaatcaaattcggctttcaatgtgccgaatgtaataactgtaacacctcacttcgccgagaaggctgatgagatgacctcgaccaataaggatttagaaacccttctcgaccgagacttggataggtaatcaatcgttctcgcAGCAGTGctattgatgccaacggaagatactgcgagaccgactgactctacggtgacagagctatctatgccgacttaagatatcaccggttgcttccacattgctgttgatgccaacggaagatgtgttagcaaaaaaggaaaaagaaaaatcacaagttgtgagagtttgcgcagggcaattttgtattgatttgtggGGCCTTTCCCGttgctgaatgtcttgtatttatagtagcagaacACCGAGTCCGAATTCCAATCCTATTCGAACTAGGTTCCCTTCTCTGGATTAACATTACCTCGATCAGTCCTATCtctgctaggactacgaatctagtccttaactgagccagattcgccttctagtttactgatctcgtcgagagtccctattgtattaggactcgacttgcattctgatttaaccgacctaggctcggaagcccatgagctgaacgcTCCATGACCCTTTCGCCGTACGGCTTCCCGGGCCGAGAGTGATtcctccctcggcccaaacttgttattttgggcccaaacaagaGGTGATTGAGCAGTTTGAGTTacagttttctatttttttcttacgTATTTTTCCTTTCGACAGCTATTATGCATATATTTCATTGTATACATTTTCAAATGCACATGAACAAGATCACTCCCTATAATTGTTGAACTGAAAGATTGGTCGGCTAGTAGGTCATGGTGGGCAGTTTATTCAGAAACCTATTTTGCATTCTTTTTTTCGCCGGTGAGAATTCTGGCGGTGGTGAATAGGTTGGGCAGTGGGAACTGAAAAGAGGAAGGGCGTGCATGTAGAAGAAAAACCAAAGACCAAAGCTTCACTACTAGAATTCTAGCTAAGTAGCTATAGGACACCGTTTTTTACACACTGCAGACACCGAAGTACATTATCGGCGGGCTTTGAAACTCGGACACCGAAGATCAGTGTCGTTAACAAAATGTATTCGAGACGTTGTGCCTTGGTGCTAACTTTTCCTGTTTCCTATGCAAATATTTTCTTGTTCTTGTGCTTTATCTTTCAGatatcttcaagggctttttatgttctttttcttttctgtaatttgccccacaccaaacattttctctcaaacAAAACAATCCTCTCTCTCACACTTCGTCACCCTTTTCTCTCTCACTCCCTCTCTTCCTCACGAAGGCTCTTCACCGAGTCTCTCTCTATCTCCCGCAGATACAAAAACCCACCATCACCAACACCACCTATGCATCACCAAcaatccctctctctctgtctctgtcttcCTCTTTGCTTCAGATCAGATTTGGGTTTTTCCAAACCGCCTtagatctgattttttttttcttttcggttTGAGTTCATATTTTTTGTGATCTGAATTGTATATTTTCAGATCTTGCATGGGCCTTCATGTGTTAGagatttgatttttcgttttttgtttttaataattgTCGCTGCATGCAATTTTTTGATAATTCATATGATGGATTGTTGTTCTGCAGTGATGAGTGTTGAGTACAACAAGGTTTTGTAGTGAGGAGGATGCACTGACAGGTATTACTATTCTCCTTTTCTCTATCTTCATTTTTCGTTTTCTTTATGCTTATTAAAAACTTCATTTTTGTCGCTCTTGTAAGTAATTTATGATGTTTATTTATGGTATTTATGCGTTGTTAACTTTTATGGTGTACCAgaaccaaaaaaatgaaaaagatgaTTTAATAATCGATTTAGTCAGAAATAAAATTAGAGTTTAATCAGtgttagtttttattatttcaacTTTGTTTAATTAAAATGTATTATCAGACAAGTTGTTGTAATGGATTTTTATCACATATAGTCCTTAAATTGGAAATTTGATCAATGTAAATCTTGAAAATAAATACCTTAAATTAACGTGGTTGGTCTGTAATAATTTTGCCAAAAATTTTGTTATCCACTTCTCTGGCACATATTTGAATTCCATATGTTCAATAAAATATTGCCATATGGATAgatgattcaaaataaaaagataatttGAAATGGACAACACAACCACCCCACTTAAGGTCTCAAACCCCTCCTCAAGCCTGCACAATCTCAAATTCCGTTCTTTTTTAAATGTGCTGGCACCTTCTTAATTTCAATACGCAAATCAATTGAATTCCTTGAATTCAATCCGCATTCgtaaaaattaacatttttttagCAGATTCATTCAAACCCCTTACCCCTCACTTAAAACTACATTTGGGTCTCTATATTTTTGTACAAAATTACCCATAATATAAACAAAGTAACCGGTCTGAAAGATTGAAACTCCATCAGCTCAGCCTCTCCAGCTCAAACCCTCAAGACTGCACTACCACCACAGAAGAAAAGACCCATCGTACGGCTTGGACCTAGCCGCGGTGATGAGAAGACGAAGGAGGAAACGTTGTCGTTCTTCACAACGTGCCGTTCTCTGAGATCTTGTCGTGTCGGCCGGATAGTGATTTTTGCGGCGTCGATGGAGGTGGGGACTGGAAACTCTTCGTCGATCGATGAAAATAAAATGGAGACGGAGGGGATTGCAAAGCAGCTTGGGTGTGTTTGGTTGCGGTTACATGTGGGGCGAGGTGGGGTGGGGGCTGTAGTGGTTGATCGGTGGGACGGGAAGAAAGAAtatggttttttctttttctattttttaagtttataattatacaaaactattttttattatttaaatcttTTTAATCCACATGGTCATAATTTGACCGAGATTGAATATATTCTACTATTTCTTTGTACCCCGATATATAGAAATGGTGGTGTTTGTCACTAGTTCTTGTAGGGCTTCTTATTTAAAATTATGAaacatttgctttttttttctttcttccttccacatatgctcgactAACATAAAATCTGGTTGAATGAATGGACAGATTGAACATGACAGCTCCAATTGTTCCTACACTTCTTAACCGTAAAAACTATGAAAGTTGGAGTTCTCGGATTGAGAGCTACTTGCTGGCCGAAGATCTTTGGGACATTGTCGAACACACCTATGACTTTGAAAACGAGGCTTTGAGGAAGAAGGATGTCAAAGCCTTATATGCAATCAAGAATTCTTGCGGGGATGATACGTATAAACTTATAAAGGACCTAGACTCGGCCAAAGACGCATGGGATACCTTGTCTGAAAATTTTAAACTTGGATATAATCGATATAATCAATCATCAGATGAAATAGGTACGTACGTATatattgaagaaagttgagactTTACTGTAAAATCAATTGATAATATAACAAGTAGACCAACCTCTTATGATCCCTTGCAAGATTTCTCCTTTTTAGAATTCTTTGATCTTCACATTCTCACATGCATGAAAAGTTCAAGGAAAATAGAAAAGCTGATAAACATAGGGCAGTGGTTATACATTGGAGGTGATCTATTCTGATTTGAGGAGgaatattttgtaattattatAGATTATCTCGGTACGCACAACAATTATTTCTTCAGTACTATTTTTAAACGTAGGAATTTGGACGAAgggatgaaaaggaaaaaaaggaattgaattcgacaaaaagaaaaaagaaaaataggaatTGAATGGCATCTATCATCTAAACATCAAGATTTTCATTCTCAGATAAGAGGACAATTCTTCAAGCGTATCCGACTCCGACTCCGACTCCGACTGATCGTGATGCTAGGCCAGAGTTGGCAATGGAAGAAGGGCACACTGGaggtatatatgtatataccttGATCCTAACAAATTAAGACATCTATTTAATGATAGAAAGTTTAAGCGTAACTTGGCTCACCACTATCAACACCGGTAGTGTCTTTTACTTAATCAAGCACCTATTACTAGGTGTGGAGtttatcacaaaatacttcGGTGATATTAGAATTAGAATCTctgttatataaattatataaccTTTTCTCTTCcgtattttgaattatttggttATGTCCATTAGGTAGAAATGCAGGACTGCTACTAACAGCTTTATTAATCCATTCTCTTTTAGTTTATCTGCCGCAGAATTTCCCATTTGTTTTCAAAttgtatttaattattttcattcaAGTATGGGAAAGTTAGCAATTGCTAAACATGGTAGGACATGATGAGAGCAATGCCAACAATATCCATGAAACTTTCGTCAAATATGTGGGGTCTAAAGATTGGGATAAAGCGATCAAGTTTCTTCGCCAACATCGCCAGTTACGAAGTGCAAGAATTTTTAACGGTACGGCCCTTCACTTCGCAGTCAAAAGGTTAAGCAAGTGCAGCGTGCGCAATATAGAAGAGTTGGTGGACTTAATGGAAAAGGAAGACTTGGAAATACAAGATATCCATGGTTATACAGCTCTGTATCATTTAGTAAGAGAAAATCCAGAAATGGTTGAAGTAGCCAAACGAATGGTTGCAAAGAACCACAATTTACTTACAAATTTACCTGATGATGACACCCAGAACCCTCTAGTTATCCACGCTGAGTGGAAGGAAAAAGGGGAAAGAATGGCTCGCTATCTCTATTCCTTCACTCGTGAAACACTAAGGgagcgtttgttgcgccggactatctcggactggactagcttcaaggactaagctggattggcttagactagactaagctggactaatttagtgaagcgtttggtgcagtgttagactaagaagctggataataacaaattctaatattatattatttaatatataaattattaatattttattatgatctaggtgaccggagatgacgaggagtctatcgggagtggttgttgagcatgacgaggacgagagaggatagtcttagctagtcccatggttattggAGGGTCTCactaagacctcttagtgaagggttttgtccatactagtcccctttagtctcattaatgttagtcccagcatggaacaaacacagtattggactaacagttagtccagtccagtccagtcccacttagtgagggcaaacaaacgccccctaagaGTTGTCGATGGTGCTGAACTCATTTCTCTCGGTTTTCTTCGCAGGAGATTTGGTTCAATTTTTCTCTGCATACTTGCAATACATACTGGTCGAGTTTCAAACATGACCTATTTTTAATGTCAATCTTTTCctgtgtgaatttttttttttttttttgtgttacaattttttattttctgcatACTTatagtggttttttttttcttttcacactTCTATTATATACAGATATTGTGTGGGATTTGATTCAACGTTACCCACAATTGGCTGTGGCTAAAGACTACAATGGGGATATTCCCTTAGCAACATTGGCCAATAACCGTTTAGCATTTTTAAGTGGAAGCCGACTCAATTTATGGGAAAAATTGATCTATTATGGTTAGTACAAATTACaatattgcttttttattttctcatcatATTTTGTGTAACTGCAATTTTTCTAAATgaaaaaacttgatataagttCAATTTTGTGATTCACAATTAGGAATAGTCCACTTTTGTAAAATTGGTCTAGTGACTAGGATTACACATCGGTATCCcaattcttcttttttctttctccttgaaCACCATTATTAGTTCAAAATCTACTGTGGTTTTTGCTGGATTCAAGATCAAATCTTCTGCAACCAAAATAGGTGTGGCCTTACTCATTGTTTGACACATAATAAGTTTATGACGACGAAGTTAATAAAAGTTAAGTTTATAAGCACATGTCAATCAATGATTGAGGCCGCAGAGAGGCGACACCCATTTTAGGTGCAAAAGATTTGATCTATGCTGTTGGttgttgacacaccccgatcttagaatcaaggcgtgctggcgtcacgccttgattctaggatcggggtgtgtcattttggtatcagagcctaacctcGGCCgcgagtgtgccgacgaggacatcgggcccctaaggggggtggattgtgacatcccacatcgcctaggggagtgatccttaaatgtgtattcctatccctacctagcacgaggccttttgggagctcactggcttcgggttccgtaggaactccgaagttaagtgagaaggacgccagagcactcccaggatgggtgacctactgggaagttgctcgtgagttcccaaaaacaaaaccgtgagggaatggtaagcctaaagcggacaatatcgtgctacggtggtggagcgggcctgggaagtgatccgccctgggccgggatgtgacagttgTTGGCTCGGCTgttgagattttatttttatttttctcatttaAAAGAATGAATTGTTTTGTATAATCCATGTGGCACTGTTTATTAGACTAGTAGACCACATATGTGTGCCATGTCAGCACACTAACATAATAAGTGACATAATTCTAACGAAATGATCAAATTGATACGTGACACTCAATTTTAAGTACAACATTGAccaattttgaaatttatgacCACAATGATGAGTTAGGTCAATTTCAAATACCACTAAAAACCCTTTCCAAAATGGATCATGAGGTTTCAATTTTCTCACATTGCTCCCTAAGTTTTTAAATCGTAGTAATTTACACCTTTTGTCTAACGAGTTATTTGaatctttgttaattttgatgacaTGGTGAGCATGAAACCCGCAATTGAATTGATATGTAATTAGCATTTACAACACATTGACTAAAAAACTgatcaatttaatgaataattagACATTCAAATATACAAAATGTGtaaattgatacaattttaaaattttagggtGTAATGTGAGAAAATTGAAACCTCATGGctcattaaaaaatcaaatcaaacttTGAGGATGTAAAATGTAATTATCCCTTACAATTATTACTCAAATTCCAACTTGACTGAAATACAATTTTGCATCTTTTTAAGGTAGAGTCCCACTTTTAAATATTGGGTTACACCTAAAATCAAATATGACTTTTGACTCCAAATTTTGGAGAGCctaatgaaatttgaaattcatgTCTTTACTTTGCGACAATAAAGATAAGGGTAATTCTATTGCGAATAATTTTCATGTAAACTTGTGGGTGCACTTCCTTATTCACCCAATTGtaaataatgatttttttttgttattgtaAATAATGATTTTTATCGTAAAATGTTACAATTGAAGTCGttcatatttttaattaataattatctGAAAGTCATCTCTACAAAACAACAAtcaaattgaaaattgtttagtCATTCATACGTATTAAACGAATCAACAGTTTGATAACAAGTAACGTTCTCATGTTACATAATTATTCAGTTACAAGTAATGCATGAATACGTAATTAACATACAAAACTTGCTTCATAAGAATATTTCCTTGAATTAATGGTTGGGCTTGTGTTCTTATCTTGATAGGTATACGCATAAAACCTCTTCTTCCCATTAAGGAAAGTGACCAGAGTGATCAAAGGCATCTCTCAAACCAAAAAGAGAATCAAGGGCCTCTGTCAAACCAAAATGAGAATCAAAGGCATCTCAATTCCTCAGGTATTTTACATGTCTGCAATGCAATTTGGCTTTTGTTAATGCCATGGTAATTTGTTCATCTTCATTCCATATTTCCTACTTAGGTTATAAATAAGgttatctccaaccgaaggctggccagatagctcgttttagccctctgatccttcaagaaattaataatttaatgaacaatacatgACTATATTTGCttccatctccaaccaaggaaCAAAAGGTTATAAGTAAGTCGACAAAACGAAATATCACACTGCTCAAGCTTGATTTATTTAACTTTTTTGGAGCTCAAGCCAGGCTTGACTTTCTTGTGATTCGAGCTCAGCTAGAGTGAGCTTAAAAAACTCAAGCTTGATACCAAGCTCAAGCGGTTTTGATTGAGccatttagggctggtttggtattgttgtactttgaaaaaaagctgttgtgagaataagcggctgtgctgtgagaataagcggctgtgaaaaaaatcagcagagtgtttggtaaacttttttgtaaaagtgcttttgaaaaaaaaaaacagtctgatagtgggtcttttcattaaaggagcactgtagctccatgtgctttgaaaaaaagccagttttccaaagctacaaatagcagcttcagctttttcctttgatttcagcttattctcacagcagcttccaaaataagctcttttttttcagtttaccaaacaccttaaaccctcacagctttttttcataggtgcttttttttttaagcacctcactcccaaaccgcCCCTTACTATTCTAAGTTGGCCCGGTCTTGTAACAAAACTTAACAACTTGACAACGcattgtaataaaataatatataaagcaCAATTAAATGTTATAGAGATCAAAagtttaaactaaatttgaaaaccaaatgatgtgtcacaaatatgaaataaacacattaattaGTACTTagataataattcaatcattaatattcacatcatttagtttagaaatttaatctccctagcattatcttTCCTATAACACAAAATTTCCAAACATATTATTTCAGATAGTCATATAAACACgtgtttttcttttgataaTTGGAAACCAGTAGGA is a genomic window of Malus domestica chromosome 09, GDT2T_hap1 containing:
- the LOC114827093 gene encoding uncharacterized protein isoform X2; the protein is MTAPIVPTLLNRKNYESWSSRIESYLLAEDLWDIVEHTYDFENEALRKKDVKALYAIKNSCGDDTYKLIKDLDSAKDAWDTLSENFKLGYNRYNQSSDEIDKRTILQAYPTPTPTPTDRDARPELAMEEGHTGGHDESNANNIHETFVKYVGSKDWDKAIKFLRQHRQLRSARIFNGTALHFAVKRLSKCSVRNIEELVDLMEKEDLEIQDIHGYTALYHLVRENPEMVEVAKRMVAKNHNLLTNLPDDDTQNPLVIHAEWKEKGERMARYLYSFTRETLRVVDGAELISLGFLRRRFDIVWDLIQRYPQLAVAKDYNGDIPLATLANNRLAFLSGSRLNLWEKLIYYGIRIKPLLPIKESDQSDQRHLSNQKENQGPLSNQNENQRHLNSSGIYVCF
- the LOC114827093 gene encoding uncharacterized protein isoform X1; amino-acid sequence: MTAPIVPTLLNRKNYESWSSRIESYLLAEDLWDIVEHTYDFENEALRKKDVKALYAIKNSCGDDTYKLIKDLDSAKDAWDTLSENFKLGYNRYNQSSDEIDKRTILQAYPTPTPTPTDRDARPELAMEEGHTGGHDESNANNIHETFVKYVGSKDWDKAIKFLRQHRQLRSARIFNGTALHFAVKRLSKCSVRNIEELVDLMEKEDLEIQDIHGYTALYHLVRENPEMVEVAKRMVAKNHNLLTNLPDDDTQNPLVIHAEWKEKGERMARYLYSFTRETLRVVDGAELISLGFLRRRFDIVWDLIQRYPQLAVAKDYNGDIPLATLANNRLAFLSGSRLNLWEKLIYYGIRIKPLLPIKESDQSDQRHLSNQKENQGPLSNQNENQRHLNSSVMGLFRGLVTNLQKILGINHIYEMKLMHERVQQFLPLMCKATKNTHETKAFKAALCVAAE